A section of the Leptospira kobayashii genome encodes:
- a CDS encoding glucose 1-dehydrogenase, with protein MSKEFEGKVALVTGAASPIGLGRAIANRIASHGATLVLVDLNQEKIEEAAKELAAAYGVKAIGIAANVTKPEDCDAAITKIKETFGKLDFLVNNAGVLKDNLLIRMTEQEFDFVMDVNCKGVFLMTKAASKLLLKSDGGRIVNISSVSGLTGQPGQANYSTSKAGVIALTKVTAREFSGRNVLVNAVCPGYVQTEMTGSLTKEVQDKLTDASVIPLKRPGKQSEIASAVKFFLSEDASYITGTYLRVDGGAAIGM; from the coding sequence ATGTCCAAAGAATTTGAAGGCAAAGTAGCACTGGTAACGGGAGCGGCATCACCTATCGGACTCGGTCGCGCCATTGCCAACCGAATCGCATCCCACGGAGCTACATTGGTTCTGGTGGATTTGAACCAAGAGAAGATTGAAGAGGCGGCAAAAGAATTAGCGGCGGCTTACGGTGTAAAGGCAATTGGAATCGCAGCGAACGTGACAAAACCGGAAGATTGTGACGCAGCTATCACAAAGATAAAAGAAACATTTGGAAAATTGGATTTCCTAGTGAACAACGCTGGAGTCTTAAAAGATAATCTCCTCATTCGTATGACGGAACAGGAATTTGATTTTGTTATGGATGTAAATTGCAAAGGTGTATTCCTTATGACAAAAGCTGCAAGCAAACTGTTGTTAAAGTCAGATGGTGGTCGTATTGTAAATATTTCTTCCGTTTCCGGGCTTACCGGACAACCTGGCCAAGCAAATTATTCCACATCTAAAGCCGGTGTCATCGCTCTGACAAAAGTAACAGCTCGTGAGTTTTCAGGAAGAAACGTACTTGTAAATGCAGTGTGCCCTGGTTATGTGCAAACGGAAATGACTGGCTCACTTACGAAAGAAGTACAAGATAAATTAACGGATGCTTCCGTCATTCCTCTCAAACGTCCCGGAAAACAATCTGAGATCGCTTCGGCAGTTAAGTTTTTCCTAAGCGAAGACGCATCTTATATTACAGGAACATATCTGCGAGTCGACGGCGGAGCCGCTATCGGGATGTAG